In the genome of Nycticebus coucang isolate mNycCou1 chromosome X, mNycCou1.pri, whole genome shotgun sequence, the window CTACGTGTGCGCTTTGCCTGCCACAGTGCATCCCTTACAGTCCGAAACCTTCCTCAGTACGTGTCCAATGAACTGCTGGAAGaagctttttctgtgtttggCCAGGTGGAGAGGGCTGTAGTCATTGTGGATGATCGAGGAAGGCCCTCAGGAAAAGGCATTGTTGAATTCTCAGGGAAGCCAGCTGCTCGAAAAGCTCTGGACAGATGCAGCGAAGGTTCCTTCCTGTTAACCACGTAAGTAAGGGGTCAATTTAATGAGTGTTAATCCCTTTACTTAGAGGTTTTAGAACTCTGAAAAGTTGTTTCATGTATGCAGTATCTCTTATTACCTGGAGTTAAAAAGATGTTAGATATTTAAGCTGTACTTAAATACCGTACCTACCTGATGTGATTATCTTTTTGGAGCTTTATTCAGAGATCTGAAGCCTGACTCTATCCTGTCAACCCCAAATTTTCCATAATGCCATTAAAAGAGCTTGGTATAAAAATTCCCTCAGGAGACTGTTTAATTGTGCAGTACTAAACCCTACCTGGTTCATTGTGCCAGTGGCAACTGTAGAGAGGAAGCCTGATGTAGGGTATGATTTAATTAATGCTGcgctaacttctttttttccagatttcctCGTCCTGTGACTGTGGAGCCCATGGACCAGTTAGATGATGAAGAAGGACTTCCAGAAAAGCTGGTTATAAAGAACCAGCAATTTCACAAGTATGTTGTCCTGATAGAGTCCCTATTAAGTGCTTATTTGTTAAGGAAGCCTGTCAAGAGTTGTCTAAAAGAGACAAGTCTTTGCTGAAATGTGTTCATTGGCAGCCCTTATCTTCGCCCTCAGAAATAGCGCAATGCTGAGttggggtaattttttttttttttttgtgagacagtcttactttgtcgccctcagtagagtggtatcatagctcacagcaacctcaaactcttgtgctcaagtgattctcttgcctcagcctcccaagaagctgggactacaggtgcctgccacaatacccggctattttttagaaacggggtctcactctagctcagactagtctcaaactcctgagctaaggcaatccacctacctcggcttcccagagtgctaggattacaggtatgagccaccgtgctgggctAGATGGGGCAATCTTAGGCCAAGTTAGTAACTTAGGAACCTTGTTTATAGGGAGCGAGAGCAGCCACCCAGATTTGCACAGCCTGGCTCCTTTGAGTATGAGTATGCCATGCGCTGGAAGGCACTCATTGAAAtggagaagcagcagcaggaCCAAGTGGACCGTAACATCAAGGAGGCTCGTGAGAAGctggagatggagatggaggcTGCTCGTCATGAGCATCAGGTCATGCTAATGAGACAGGGTGAGTATAggcctatagtttttttttttgttttttttgtttttagagacagagtctcactgtaccgcccttggtagagtgccgtggcgtcacacggctcacagcaacctctaactcttgggcttacgcgattctcttgcctcagcctcccgagtagctgggactacaggcgcccgccacaacgcccggctattttttttgttgttgttgttgcagtttggccggggctgggtttgaacccgccaccctcggcatatggggccggcgccctactcactgagccacaggcgccgcccaggcctaTAGATTTTAAGCTACAATAaggataaaatgacattttttcagGAGTTTATTTGTATCAGTTAGTAGAAAGGCCTAAAGctctggttttctattttatttatttatttatttattttattttattttttttttttttagtttttaaaaaaatgtttatttttctatttatttattttagagacagagtctcactttattgcccatggtagagtgctgtggcatcacacagctcacagcaacctcctactcccaggcttaggcgattctcttgctacAGCCTCCCGCCACAAGCCCAGCTacgtttttgttgcagtttggccggggctgggtttaaacccgccaccctcagcatatggggccggcgccctactcactgagccacaggcgccgccctggttttatttttttttttaaatacctggCCAATCTTGGAAGACAAATAGGCTTGAAGATAAAGCAGAGAATAAAGATTCTGTAGAGAAGAAAACAATAGATTTGGCTTTCGTTTTGAAATCTGGATACCTTGGAAGGCCCCTCGGGAATCATACCCTTTGgtcttttttaatagaaaattatcAGGTCTATGTATATGAAGAGAGTGAGGAATATTCTCAGTCTGTTACTTTTCTAGATTTGATGAGGCGCCAAGAAGAACTTCGGAGGATGGAAGAACTGCATAACCAAGAGGTGCAAAAACGAAAGCAACTGGAGCTCAGGTAACTTATTTTGTTGAATCCTTTTTCTCTGACAACTCTAAAAGGTAATGTCTTTTAGACAGGTAATACCACCTCATGCATTTGTAGATGTTTTGGCAAGTATTTCCTGACTGCTTCTCATAGTCTCCCTATGGATAGAGGGGACATTTTAGCTCTTTATGATTCTAGGAATTACCTGGGGCTGCACTCAAGAGAAACCTCTGAGTGGTCTCTTAAGCTTCCTTTAGGGGTTGCCTTAGGGATAGGCACGCTTAACAGTGAGTGTCCTGTTAGATGTGATAGTTTTCAGTAGGCTACTCTCCTTGGCTGAGTCCCCTACTAAGATAATCTACTCAAGTTCTAGAATGCCTCTGTCTTAAATACCTTGATCACTCTCTAGGCAGGAGGAGGAGCGCAGGCGCCGTGAGGAAGAGATGCGGCGACAACAGGAAGAAATGATGCGGCGACAGCAGGAAGGATTCAAGGGAACCTTCCCTGATGCGGTATATCTCCCATGTGCCCATGATGTGCCAGGCCAGTTGTGATATGATAAACCCACCATGAATTGTCTGCTAGGACACCAGGTTATGACCAAATTTTCTGTGCTATGAAGCTCTTTAGAAAAAAGAGTTCATGGGAAGAAGAGGTAAGGTCTGAAGGGGAGCTCTTCTCTCCTCAAAGGCAGCTTAGAATGAAAAGTTAGGGCCACTGTATGCTGTTAAGATTCAGTTACTATAGGATGAGATACATTGAGTCATATACCAGCCTTGGTCTGTCCATTCACGTAGCTGTTCACGTTAGAACCCTAGGAGTCAGctatctttccctttccttttacctctctttctttttttggggggggggggcggcgaGGGTAGAgtgagtgctggggcatcatagctcacaggaacctcaaactcctgggtttgagtaatcctcctgcctcagcctcccaagtagctggaactacagatgcccttcacaatgcccagctagtttttcgtTTCAATCTTGGggtttcagtcttgctcaggctagtcttgaacttctgatctcaggcagtccacctgtctccatatcccagagtgctaggattataggtgtgagccactgtgcctggcctcacctCTCTTTTTGTTCATAGTACTTTGGCTTGTGTCCTAATGGTTCCATGAACTTGAGCTGTTGGTATGCCTCAGCTTAATCTCAGTGCTCTTGGGATGTATTATTACTATCTACTTCCCATAGTGTGTGGTCTTCAGTGGTATCTTGGATTGTcttgagtatttttgtttttcagagagagCAGGAGATACGGATGGGCCAGATGGCTATGGGAGGTAAGGACTTAATGGGGTTAGTGGCTctgattccttttcctttttttttttttttttttttttggcctggtcTCTGGTGAACTATGAAGCTTCTCTTACCTAGTCCAAATTTAAGGAACTAACATTTCCAGGAGCATTGTTTTTAAGGGGTGACATACATGTCTTGGCCCAGAGGTCttactgaattattttctttggcaTAGAAGGAAACTAATAATCTCCATCCCTTGGGCTAATCACATTCCTCTACATTAGGTGCTATGGGCATAAACAACAGAGGCGCTATGCCCCCTGCTCCTGTGCCTGCTGGTACCCCAGCTCCTCCAGGACCTGCCACTATGATGCCGGATGGAACCTTGGGATTGGTAATTAATTGCAGGGCCTTACAATAATTCTGAATGGTGGTAGGAGGAGAAAGGGCTTTGCCTTCACACCCTTTAGGTCTACCTCAATTTTTGCTACAGATATCAGCTTTAGGACTATTAGTATTAAATGTACCTCAAGATCTTTGTTtttggtggcacccgtagctcagtaggtagggtgttGACCATATaaaccgaggctggcgggtttgaacctggcctgggctagctaaaacaacattgacaactgcaacaaaaaaatagccgggcgttgcggcgggcgcctgtagtcccagctacttgggaggctgaggcaagagaatcgcttaagcccaagagtttgaggttgctgtgagctatgacaccatggcactctactgagggcaacatagtgagactctgtctcccaaaaaaaggtctttgtttttgaatctAGAGCAAACTCAGTCTCTAATTATACCTTAAGGGGTTAAACAAATGCCTGTGTCTGACCAACCAGTGCTACTTTGGGTAACAGGTTGTTTTTGGAAGAAAGTCAATGAAGTCTAGTCATTATCATATAAAATAGATGTGAATCCAAATGCTTCGTCGCTCATAACAACCCTGAGGTTGTTTTGGTTCTAGTGTCAAAATGGATAGTACCCAACTGGATAGGCTTAACATTGCTAAAGAGTGTTGGCCTGCCCAACTGGATAGGTTAACATTGCTAAAGAGTGTTGGCCTGCCCTTGTCCAGATCCCTAATTCAGGAAAAAAGACTTAGTTAAAATTTAGCCAAAGTAGGAATTTAGTACTGTATATGACATTGCTTAGTCAGTAGTGAAGAATGTGGATTAAAAAGTTAAAGGTAAGATGACTGGGTAAATCCCTAATTCAGATAACCTTCCTTTCAGGGTTGTCTACTAGAATTCTTGAGACTTGCTCACCTACCTCTAGCATCAGGAGCCTTGAATAGTTGAGTAGA includes:
- the NONO gene encoding non-POU domain-containing octamer-binding protein isoform X1 produces the protein MQSNKTFNLEKQNHTPRKHHQHHHQQHHQQQQQQPLPPPIPANGQQASSQNEGLTIDLKNFRKPGEKTFTQRSRLFVGNLPPDITEEEMRKLFEKYGKAGEVFIHKDKGFGFIRLETRTLAEIAKVELDNMPLRGKQLRVRFACHSASLTVRNLPQYVSNELLEEAFSVFGQVERAVVIVDDRGRPSGKGIVEFSGKPAARKALDRCSEGSFLLTTFPRPVTVEPMDQLDDEEGLPEKLVIKNQQFHKEREQPPRFAQPGSFEYEYAMRWKALIEMEKQQQDQVDRNIKEAREKLEMEMEAARHEHQVMLMRQDLMRRQEELRRMEELHNQEVQKRKQLELRQEEERRRREEEMRRQQEEMMRRQQEGFKGTFPDAREQEIRMGQMAMGGAMGINNRGAMPPAPVPAGTPAPPGPATMMPDGTLGLTPPTTERFGQAATMEGIGAIGGTPPAFNRAAPGAEFAPNKRRRY
- the NONO gene encoding non-POU domain-containing octamer-binding protein isoform X2 — its product is MQSNKTFNLEKQNHTPRKHHQHHHQQHHQQQQQQPLPPPIPANGQQASSQNEGLTIDLKNFRKPGEKTFTQRSRLFVGNLPPDITEEEMRKLFEKYGKAGEVFIHKDKGFGFIRLETRTLAEIAKVELDNMPLRGKQLRVRFACHSASLTVRNLPQYVSNELLEEAFSVFGQVERAVVIVDDRGRPSGKGIVEFSGKPAARKALDRCSEGSFLLTTFPRPVTVEPMDQLDDEEGLPEKLVIKNQQFHKEREQPPRFAQPGSFEYEYAMRWKALIEMEKQQQDQVDRNIKEAREKLEMEMEAARHEHQVMLMRQDLMRRQEELRRMEELHNQEVQKRKQLELRQEEERRRREEEMRRQQEEMMRRQQEGFKGTFPDAREQEIRMGQMAMGGAMGINNRGAMPPAPVPAGTPAPPGPATMMPDGTLGLGCLLEFLRLAHLPLASGALNNPTNN